From Micrococcales bacterium:
CCACCGAATCGCCTTCCGCCAGCGGACTAGTCGGTGTGCAGGACCACGCTCCGTTGTTGCCAACCGTGGCTTGACAAACCAGATCGCCGTTAGCCAGCTTCACTGTGACCACATCACCCGGATCGCCAGTGCCAGAAATCACCGAACCATCAGATGGACTGACCGTCAAAACCGGCGGCGTGGCCTTGACCGTGATCAGGCTTGGCAACGATGTGAAAGTGCAGTCACGAAGCCATTGCGGCGAGCCTTCGCCGCCGCAGTGCCTGTAGTCCACGTTGACGGCCTTGACGCTCAGGGCCGTGCCGTGGGCCAGCGGGTCGGTGAAAGCGCACGACCAGACCCCGATCGAATTCGACTCGGTCTGACAGACCATCGAATAACCCACCCAAACCTCGATCCTGCGATTAGGTTCAGCAGTGCCGCTCAACACCGTGGCCGAAGCCTTGGCCTGGTCGAAAACTGGCGCAGCCGGGGTGGCAACAAACTCAACTGTGACTGTCCTGGTCGAGGCGACGCCATCGACCGCAAAAGAGAAAGTGGCCAGGCCTACTGCGCTGGACGAGGCGTAGACGTAGTAAGTGCCGTCGGAGTCTTTGGTTCCAACTCCACCGTTTTCTAGCTGCACCCCGGCAAAGTTCGAGGTCACCGTGACAACAGCCGAATCCTTGGCAACTGCCGCACCGGAAGCGTCACGCAGCGTCACGATCAACGCGGCCTTGTCGAGGTAACCTCTGGCGTCGATGTTCCCGTGGTTGGCCTCGACGCCTGTTCGGGTTGTGTCGATGGTCGATCCGCTGACGTCAACCACCGGTGCGGCCCGGGTCACCA
This genomic window contains:
- a CDS encoding Ig-like domain-containing protein, translated to VTLAAEASDPAATVAGLGVKTLVVGGNELTVRVTAADGTSTDYMLLVTRAAPVVDVSGSTIDTTRTGVEANHGNIDARGYLDKAALIVTLRDASGAAVAKDSAVVTVTSNFAGVQLENGGVGTKDSDGTYYVYASSSAVGLATFSFAVDGVASTRTVTVEFVATPAAPVFDQAKASATVLSGTAEPNRRIEVWVGYSMVCQTESNSIGVWSCAFTDPLAHGTALSVKAVNVDYRHCGGEGSPQWLRDCTFTSLPSLITVKATPPVLTVSPSDGSVISGTGDPGDVVTVKLANGDLVCQATVGNNGAWSCTPTSPLAEGDSVVVTASDLAANTVSTPWRVGLPTVSVTLAKAQVGKSQRVTGSNFQPGEDVEATMHSSPHAIGTETADANGQVTWTFTIPAGTTLGQHAIVLNGSVSGTFQVKFTVVGSGGGSSPPPSGPAATAPPTGGGLAFTGGGPGSATIIWIILLTAWGTVLVTYRRRQRRNGPEST